The following proteins are co-located in the Sporosarcina pasteurii genome:
- the larE gene encoding ATP-dependent sacrificial sulfur transferase LarE: MNKTLEEKNRHLGEILSGMERVLVAFSGGVDSTLVLKRAQEELGDQVLAVVVASELFRKEEFEGAVQLAEKMGVNVYKTEIKELENPHIVANNPDSWYHSKKMLYSHLNDIAEELGYSYVLDGMIMDDLDDFRPGLKARTEAGARSVLQEANIYKHEVRELANQLELPVWDKPASCSLASRIPYGVQLDKKKIEQVNEAEIFLDKLGFPQTRVRHHGNVARIEVTPEQIPSMVEKREQIQMKLTSLGFAYVSIDLLGYRTGSMNEELPATILEKASNS, encoded by the coding sequence ATGAACAAAACTTTGGAAGAAAAAAATCGTCACTTAGGAGAAATCCTGTCAGGCATGGAACGTGTCCTTGTAGCATTTTCAGGCGGTGTGGATAGCACGCTTGTCCTAAAGCGCGCACAAGAAGAACTTGGCGACCAAGTGTTAGCAGTTGTCGTTGCATCTGAATTATTCCGTAAAGAAGAATTTGAAGGTGCGGTACAATTAGCTGAAAAAATGGGTGTGAACGTTTATAAGACGGAAATTAAAGAACTTGAGAATCCGCATATTGTGGCAAACAATCCAGACAGCTGGTACCACAGTAAAAAAATGTTGTATAGCCACTTGAATGACATTGCGGAAGAATTAGGTTATTCGTATGTTTTGGACGGCATGATTATGGATGACTTGGATGATTTCCGTCCAGGCTTGAAAGCAAGAACTGAGGCGGGTGCACGAAGCGTTTTACAGGAAGCTAACATTTATAAACATGAAGTGAGAGAACTTGCGAATCAGCTTGAGCTGCCAGTCTGGGATAAGCCGGCATCATGTAGTTTAGCGTCAAGAATTCCATATGGCGTTCAACTTGATAAGAAAAAAATCGAGCAAGTAAATGAGGCTGAAATATTTTTAGATAAATTAGGCTTCCCTCAAACGAGAGTCCGTCATCATGGAAATGTAGCACGAATCGAAGTAACACCTGAACAAATTCCGTCTATGGTTGAAAAGCGTGAACAAATTCAAATGAAACTGACTTCACTTGGATTTGCATATGTTTCGATTGATTTACTTGGATATCGTACAGGAAGCATGAACGAGGAATTGCCAGCAACGATTTTAGAAAAAGCATCAAATAGTTAG
- a CDS encoding SDR family oxidoreductase encodes MSNLFDLTGKTAVAIGGNSVLGSAMVKGLADQGAQVAVVGRNLETAEEVVQDIIAKGGKAKAFQADVISKESLKNVAKEIEAWSGGWDILLNAPGTNSPTPFFEIEEDEWDHILDVNLKGIMLTTQVFAERMIEQERKGSIINISSVSSTTPLSRVFTYSVSKAGVNNMTQFLAREFAPHGIRVNAIIPGFFPAEQNRKILSEERIASIMGHTPMDRFGKPEELAGTAVWLASDEASGFVTGTLIRVDGGFGAMTI; translated from the coding sequence ATGAGCAATTTATTCGATTTGACCGGAAAAACAGCTGTCGCGATTGGCGGAAATAGTGTATTAGGTTCAGCAATGGTTAAAGGGTTAGCAGACCAAGGTGCACAAGTAGCTGTCGTTGGCCGGAATTTAGAAACAGCAGAAGAAGTTGTACAAGATATTATCGCAAAAGGCGGTAAAGCGAAAGCGTTCCAAGCTGACGTGATTTCAAAAGAATCTCTAAAGAACGTTGCAAAAGAAATTGAAGCTTGGTCAGGCGGCTGGGATATTTTATTAAACGCACCTGGAACAAATAGTCCGACACCATTTTTTGAAATAGAAGAAGACGAGTGGGACCATATTTTAGACGTGAACTTAAAAGGCATTATGTTGACAACGCAAGTGTTCGCTGAAAGAATGATTGAACAAGAAAGAAAAGGTAGCATTATTAATATTTCATCCGTATCATCAACAACGCCATTATCAAGAGTCTTTACATACTCCGTATCTAAAGCTGGCGTAAACAATATGACACAGTTTTTAGCGCGTGAATTTGCACCGCACGGCATCCGTGTAAACGCAATTATTCCAGGATTCTTCCCGGCGGAACAAAACCGTAAAATTTTAAGTGAAGAACGTATTGCATCAATCATGGGCCATACGCCAATGGATCGTTTTGGAAAACCAGAGGAGCTTGCAGGTACAGCTGTTTGGCTTGCTTCAGACGAAGCATCTGGCTTCGTTACAGGAACGCTAATCCGTGTAGACGGTGGTTTCGGTGCGATGACAATTTAA
- a CDS encoding lactate racemase domain-containing protein yields MSILNELLKDIPVPKMLKVRQSFDDTKLDDVDGALNEALQKEEIRRTVKPGMEIAVAVGSRGVDQIVEVTRRTITYLKELGAKPFIVPSMGSHGGATAEGQTAVLAHLGVTEESVGAEIRSSMEVVEIGKLENGLPVYVDKLASQADGIVVINRVKPHTAFRGTVESGIMKMIAIGLGKQRGAETCHQLGFEHMGKHIILMASMILEKMPVLFGVATVENAFDKVAHVEVLLPDEIETRETELQKMAKQLLPKINFEKIDVLVIDEIGKNISGDGMDPNITGRYPTPYAHGGPEVNKMVVLDLTPETEGNANGVGTADFTTRRLVDKTDWDATYANGLTSTVVAPTKAATTLANDKLAIKAAIKTCNILDFTQVRMVRIKNTLEIGEIEVSEAYLEDVKAHQYMEQITDLYELSFDDEGNLA; encoded by the coding sequence ATGAGCATTCTCAACGAACTACTAAAAGATATACCAGTACCTAAAATGTTGAAAGTACGTCAATCATTTGATGATACAAAATTAGACGATGTAGATGGCGCGTTGAATGAAGCATTACAAAAAGAAGAAATTCGCAGGACCGTAAAACCAGGCATGGAGATTGCAGTAGCTGTTGGTAGCCGCGGCGTGGACCAAATCGTCGAGGTGACCAGAAGAACAATTACATATTTAAAAGAACTTGGGGCAAAGCCTTTTATCGTTCCAAGTATGGGAAGTCACGGCGGTGCAACTGCGGAAGGACAAACGGCAGTTCTTGCACATTTAGGTGTAACGGAAGAGTCGGTTGGTGCTGAGATTCGTTCATCTATGGAAGTTGTGGAGATCGGAAAATTAGAGAACGGACTGCCAGTTTACGTGGATAAACTCGCTTCACAGGCAGATGGTATCGTTGTAATTAACCGCGTGAAACCACACACAGCATTTAGAGGAACTGTTGAAAGCGGTATTATGAAAATGATTGCTATCGGTTTAGGGAAACAAAGAGGGGCAGAAACATGCCACCAGCTCGGTTTCGAACATATGGGCAAACATATTATTTTAATGGCTTCGATGATCCTGGAAAAAATGCCTGTATTATTTGGCGTTGCGACAGTTGAAAATGCTTTTGATAAAGTTGCGCATGTTGAGGTTTTATTACCAGATGAAATCGAAACGCGTGAAACAGAGCTTCAAAAAATGGCGAAACAATTATTACCTAAAATTAATTTCGAGAAAATTGATGTACTTGTGATTGATGAAATTGGTAAAAATATTAGCGGCGACGGAATGGATCCGAATATTACTGGACGCTATCCAACGCCTTACGCGCACGGTGGACCGGAAGTTAATAAAATGGTAGTGCTTGATTTGACACCAGAAACAGAAGGAAATGCGAACGGTGTTGGAACAGCTGACTTTACGACAAGACGCCTTGTTGATAAAACAGATTGGGATGCAACGTATGCAAACGGCCTTACTTCAACGGTTGTAGCTCCTACGAAAGCAGCGACGACATTGGCAAACGATAAACTTGCAATTAAGGCTGCGATTAAAACATGTAATATTTTAGACTTTACACAAGTTAGAATGGTACGTATCAAAAATACGTTAGAAATTGGTGAAATTGAAGTTTCGGAAGCGTATCTCGAAGACGTGAAGGCCCATCAATATATGGAACAAATCACGGATTTATATGAACTGTCATTTGATGATGAAGGAAATTTAGCGTAA